Proteins encoded by one window of Halomonas sp. Bachu 37:
- a CDS encoding thiopurine S-methyltransferase has translation MSEDWLARWREGRIGFHRSEPHPALTHHWPRLGVPAGTKVLVPLCGKSVDMRWLAQHDYPVLGIEVAAEAIEQFLEQSPAEVSRYHKAGFEISRQGSVELWCGDFFHLHIDQAAEIGAFYDRASLIALPPATRHRYAFHLAQLIPPGAKGLLVSITHDESWEGPPYSVPAEEIRTLFEPNFRLVHLEDNPEQEDSKRESVWELERRGPHG, from the coding sequence ATGAGCGAAGATTGGTTGGCACGCTGGAGGGAAGGGCGAATCGGCTTTCATCGCAGCGAGCCGCATCCAGCATTGACGCATCACTGGCCTCGCCTCGGGGTTCCGGCGGGCACCAAGGTGTTGGTTCCGCTTTGCGGAAAAAGCGTGGATATGCGCTGGCTGGCGCAGCACGACTATCCGGTGCTGGGCATCGAGGTGGCGGCGGAGGCCATCGAGCAGTTTCTCGAGCAGAGCCCGGCGGAGGTATCGCGTTACCACAAGGCCGGATTCGAGATAAGCCGGCAGGGCAGCGTCGAACTCTGGTGCGGTGATTTCTTTCACTTGCATATCGACCAGGCAGCGGAAATCGGCGCGTTCTACGATCGCGCTTCACTGATCGCCCTGCCTCCCGCCACACGTCATCGTTATGCCTTTCATCTGGCGCAGCTGATACCGCCGGGAGCGAAGGGGCTGCTGGTCAGCATCACCCACGACGAATCATGGGAAGGACCGCCGTACAGCGTTCCCGCCGAGGAAATTCGAACGCTTTTCGAACCCAATTTTCGCCTGGTTCACCTGGAGGACAATCCCGAGCAAGAGGATTCCAAGCGTGAATCGGTTTGGGAACTCGAACGGCGCGGCCCGCACGGATAG
- a CDS encoding NAD(P)/FAD-dependent oxidoreductase — protein sequence MAIPRIVIVGGGAGGLALATRLGHTLGKRRQAEITLVDRDTTHVWKPLLHELATGILNSSMDEVDYRGHSTAHYYRYQRGSLYGLDRERQALQLSPVTDEDGDEVLPAREISYDYLVMALGSVSNDFGTTGVAEHCHFIDSPQQARSFQHDMINTFLRYTDPTLRQHTELTIGIVGGGATGVELAAEMFDASRMLHAYGVTSLEHQQINVHLLEAAPRLLPGLSERISQTVQKELEKLGVKIHTGTAVKEAKANQLITGDDEVIETDLNVWAAGIKAAPFLAELGLTTTKKNQIQVAATLQSIDDPHIFALGDCASCPQGEDSTVPPRAQAAHQQAKHLAKNLTALLAGKPMADFRYRDHGSLVSLARYDAVGNLMRTSASRGLFLEGWLARQCYASLYRMHQLAIHGPLKTALGWLVDKLNRYLKPRMKLH from the coding sequence ATGGCCATACCCAGGATAGTGATTGTCGGTGGCGGTGCGGGTGGATTGGCACTGGCTACTCGTTTAGGGCACACGTTAGGCAAACGGCGGCAAGCCGAGATCACGCTGGTCGACCGCGATACCACTCATGTGTGGAAACCCCTTCTGCACGAGCTCGCCACGGGGATACTCAACTCCAGCATGGATGAAGTGGACTATCGTGGTCACTCAACGGCTCACTACTACCGTTATCAGCGCGGTTCGCTCTATGGTCTGGATCGCGAGCGCCAGGCGCTGCAACTCTCCCCCGTCACCGACGAAGACGGCGACGAAGTGCTGCCCGCTCGCGAAATCTCCTATGACTATCTGGTCATGGCGCTGGGCAGCGTTTCCAATGATTTCGGCACTACCGGTGTCGCCGAGCACTGCCACTTCATCGATTCGCCGCAGCAGGCCAGATCGTTTCAGCACGACATGATCAACACCTTTCTACGCTATACCGATCCAACGCTACGCCAGCATACCGAACTTACCATCGGCATTGTCGGCGGTGGCGCCACTGGTGTGGAACTCGCCGCCGAAATGTTCGATGCCTCGAGAATGCTGCATGCCTACGGCGTGACCTCTCTGGAGCACCAGCAGATAAACGTTCATTTGCTGGAAGCCGCCCCGCGCCTGCTGCCCGGCCTCTCCGAGCGAATCAGCCAGACGGTACAGAAGGAACTGGAAAAACTAGGCGTCAAGATACATACCGGCACTGCAGTCAAGGAAGCCAAGGCAAACCAGCTGATCACCGGTGACGACGAAGTGATCGAAACCGATCTCAACGTGTGGGCTGCAGGTATCAAGGCAGCCCCGTTTCTTGCGGAGCTGGGCCTGACCACCACGAAAAAGAATCAGATTCAGGTTGCCGCCACCCTGCAGAGCATCGATGACCCGCACATCTTTGCCTTGGGTGACTGCGCCAGCTGCCCCCAGGGCGAAGACAGCACGGTTCCGCCGCGTGCGCAGGCCGCCCACCAGCAGGCCAAGCACTTGGCGAAGAACCTGACGGCACTGCTGGCGGGCAAACCCATGGCCGACTTCCGCTATCGCGACCACGGTTCGCTGGTTTCCCTGGCGCGCTACGACGCGGTGGGCAACCTGATGCGCACCTCCGCCTCGCGGGGCCTGTTTCTCGAAGGCTGGCTGGCCAGGCAGTGCTATGCCTCGCTCTACCGCATGCATCAGCTCGCCATTCATGGTCCCCTCAAGACCGCGCTTGGCTGGCTGGTGGACAAGCTCAACCGCTACCTGAAGCCGCGCATGAAGTTGCACTAG
- the cysW gene encoding sulfate ABC transporter permease subunit CysW yields MRRIGDAPHIRRIAIIAAVALSALFLLLPLVAIFAQAFAQGVAIFWQNVSNEYTLAAIGLTLMIALMTIPVCLVFGVALAWLVTRFSFPGRRILQTLIDIPFAVSPVVAGLIYLLLYGRNGWIGTWLDSHDIQLMFAWPGILMVTIFVTCPFVARELIPLMQAQGSREEEAAVTLGASGWTTFRRVTLPNIRWALLYGVILTNARAVGEFGAVSVVSGAIRGHTNTLPLHLEQLYQDYNTVGAFASAALLALIALLTLVAKAGLEWRATRREEFP; encoded by the coding sequence ATGAGACGTATCGGAGACGCGCCGCATATCCGGCGTATTGCTATCATCGCCGCTGTCGCGCTATCGGCATTGTTTTTGCTGCTGCCGCTGGTGGCGATTTTCGCCCAGGCCTTCGCCCAGGGCGTCGCCATCTTCTGGCAGAACGTAAGCAACGAATACACATTGGCCGCCATCGGCTTGACGCTGATGATCGCGCTGATGACGATCCCCGTCTGCCTGGTGTTCGGGGTGGCCTTGGCCTGGCTGGTGACCCGCTTCAGTTTCCCGGGACGGCGCATCCTGCAGACCTTGATCGATATTCCCTTCGCCGTATCGCCGGTGGTGGCGGGGTTGATCTACTTGCTGCTGTACGGGCGCAACGGCTGGATCGGCACCTGGCTGGACAGTCATGACATCCAGCTGATGTTCGCCTGGCCCGGCATCTTGATGGTGACCATTTTCGTCACCTGTCCGTTCGTTGCCCGGGAGTTGATCCCGTTGATGCAGGCCCAGGGGTCGCGCGAGGAAGAGGCTGCCGTCACCCTGGGCGCCTCGGGCTGGACCACGTTTCGTCGGGTCACGCTGCCCAATATTCGCTGGGCGCTGCTGTACGGTGTCATTCTGACCAACGCCAGGGCGGTGGGTGAATTCGGTGCGGTATCGGTGGTTTCAGGGGCGATACGCGGGCATACCAATACCCTGCCCCTGCATCTGGAACAGCTCTATCAGGACTACAACACCGTTGGCGCCTTTGCCAGTGCAGCGCTACTCGCCTTGATTGCACTACTGACCCTGGTGGCCAAGGCCGGACTGGAATGGCGCGCTACGCGCCGGGAGGAATTTCCATGA
- the rpe gene encoding ribulose-phosphate 3-epimerase: MSAAPRDFLIAPSILSADFARLGEEVDNVLASGADIVHFDVMDNHYVPNLTIGPMVCQALRKHGVAAPIDVHLMVKPVDRLIDDFIEAGATYITFHPEASEHIDRSLQLVRDGGCRAGLVFNPATPLSYLDYVMDKVDMILLMSVNPGFGGQSFIPATLDKVREVRARIDASGRDIRLEVDGGVKVDNIAEIAAAGADTFVAGSAIFKAHSSDDAHGYDTVIQQMREALAQR, from the coding sequence ATGAGTGCAGCGCCTCGCGATTTTCTGATAGCACCTTCGATACTTTCCGCGGATTTCGCCCGCCTGGGCGAGGAAGTGGATAACGTCCTGGCTTCCGGCGCCGATATCGTCCATTTCGATGTCATGGACAATCATTACGTGCCCAACCTGACCATCGGCCCGATGGTCTGCCAGGCGCTGCGCAAGCATGGCGTCGCCGCGCCCATCGACGTGCACTTGATGGTCAAGCCGGTGGACCGCTTGATCGATGACTTCATCGAAGCGGGCGCCACCTATATCACGTTCCATCCCGAGGCGTCGGAGCACATCGACCGCTCTCTGCAGCTGGTTCGCGATGGCGGTTGCCGCGCCGGACTGGTTTTCAATCCGGCCACGCCGCTGTCCTACCTGGATTACGTCATGGACAAGGTCGACATGATCCTGCTGATGAGCGTCAACCCGGGGTTCGGCGGGCAGAGCTTCATTCCCGCAACGCTGGACAAGGTGCGCGAAGTGCGCGCGCGAATCGATGCCAGCGGCCGCGATATCCGCCTCGAAGTGGATGGTGGGGTGAAGGTCGATAACATCGCCGAGATCGCCGCCGCCGGCGCGGATACCTTCGTCGCGGGCTCGGCAATCTTCAAGGCCCACTCGAGCGACGATGCCCACGGCTACGATACGGTCATCCAGCAGATGCGCGAGGCGCTGGCCCAGCGCTAA
- a CDS encoding sulfate/molybdate ABC transporter ATP-binding protein: MSIQLHNVAKHFGKTRALEPISLDIQEGELVGLLGPSGSGKTTLLRIMAGLETADTQPSPGRILFGDRDVTHVHVRDRRIGFVFQHYALFRHMSVYDNVAFGLSVMPRKQRPSSGEIRARVHRLLEMVKLEQFAKRYPAQLSGGQQQRVSLARALAVKPDVLLLDEPFGALDAKVRQDLRRWLRHLHDELDFTSVFVTHDQEEALELSDRVVVMSNGRIEQIDTPELLYRTPKNRFVFEFLGDVNHLEGKVTNGVLTCGDAYWHVDLPDGHVELLLRPHEVRLTEQPTSESHLPVMITAISPVGAEVRVELEADWLAQPWLATVRHTDFEHLSLSRGQRLFAHPRHWRRFPEAESNAAEQSRVA; this comes from the coding sequence ATGAGTATCCAGCTTCATAATGTTGCCAAGCACTTTGGCAAGACCCGGGCGCTGGAACCGATCAGCCTGGATATCCAGGAGGGCGAACTGGTCGGACTGCTCGGCCCGTCCGGGTCGGGAAAGACCACCCTGCTGCGCATCATGGCCGGACTGGAAACCGCTGACACCCAGCCTTCCCCGGGCAGAATCCTCTTCGGCGACCGCGACGTCACCCATGTCCACGTGCGCGACCGGCGAATCGGCTTCGTGTTCCAGCACTACGCCCTGTTTCGCCACATGAGCGTCTACGACAACGTGGCGTTCGGCTTGAGCGTAATGCCGCGCAAGCAGCGTCCGAGCAGCGGTGAAATTCGTGCCCGCGTCCACCGCCTGCTGGAAATGGTCAAGCTGGAGCAATTCGCCAAGCGTTACCCCGCACAGCTCTCCGGTGGCCAGCAGCAGCGCGTTTCGCTGGCCCGCGCCCTGGCGGTAAAGCCCGACGTATTGCTTCTCGACGAACCCTTCGGCGCCCTCGACGCCAAGGTTCGCCAGGACCTGCGCCGCTGGCTGCGGCATCTTCACGACGAGCTCGACTTCACCAGTGTCTTCGTCACCCACGACCAGGAAGAGGCCTTGGAGCTTTCAGATCGGGTCGTGGTCATGAGCAACGGCCGGATCGAACAGATCGACACTCCCGAGTTACTCTACCGCACGCCGAAAAATCGCTTTGTGTTCGAGTTTTTAGGCGATGTGAATCACCTGGAAGGGAAAGTGACGAACGGCGTCCTGACCTGCGGCGACGCGTACTGGCACGTCGATCTGCCCGATGGACATGTAGAGCTCTTGCTACGCCCCCATGAAGTGCGCCTGACCGAGCAGCCTACCTCCGAGAGCCATCTGCCGGTAATGATCACGGCAATTTCCCCGGTGGGGGCCGAGGTACGTGTGGAGCTGGAGGCTGACTGGCTAGCCCAACCCTGGCTTGCCACCGTACGCCACACCGACTTTGAGCATCTGTCGCTAAGTCGTGGCCAACGCTTGTTCGCCCATCCACGCCACTGGCGGCGCTTCCCCGAAGCGGAGTCGAACGCGGCGGAGCAGAGCCGCGTCGCATAA
- a CDS encoding YajG family lipoprotein produces MLRRQFLKMSGILLASAWLAGCASPHYLQLNPQRSAAVPQAGQGQQVTVIAQDGRATEVIGSRSGQSMATSQIIVHSHELIPRLQEQAQRAVRDMGFSPTTEPAAGRPSLTLVLESLAYRKGDSGQPLVDEARLEAVFRAEAKNQGTTYTGTYTSRRTQGYALKPDRDANTRMLNDLLSDALNRAFSDPELANLLAR; encoded by the coding sequence ATGCTTCGGCGCCAGTTTTTAAAAATGTCAGGTATCCTGCTTGCCAGTGCGTGGCTCGCCGGTTGCGCCAGCCCCCATTACCTGCAGCTCAATCCTCAACGCAGCGCCGCGGTTCCCCAGGCGGGCCAGGGCCAGCAAGTCACCGTGATCGCTCAGGATGGACGTGCCACGGAAGTGATCGGCAGCCGCAGCGGACAATCCATGGCGACCTCGCAGATCATCGTCCATAGCCATGAGCTGATTCCACGGTTGCAAGAACAGGCGCAGCGCGCGGTACGCGACATGGGCTTCTCCCCTACTACCGAACCGGCCGCAGGCCGCCCCTCCTTGACGCTGGTACTGGAAAGCCTGGCCTATCGCAAGGGTGACAGCGGCCAGCCGCTGGTGGATGAGGCGCGTCTAGAAGCGGTGTTTCGTGCCGAGGCCAAGAACCAGGGCACTACCTACACCGGTACCTATACGTCCCGCCGTACCCAGGGCTATGCGTTGAAGCCCGATCGCGACGCCAATACCCGGATGCTGAACGACTTGCTCAGCGATGCGCTCAACCGAGCCTTCAGCGACCCCGAATTGGCCAACCTGCTGGCCCGCTGA
- the cysP gene encoding thiosulfate ABC transporter substrate-binding protein CysP: protein MTFPLYLRRSVLALALGAGVSGTAFAQERELLNSSYDIARELFAAINPEFQAHWKEEHGEEIEISQSHGGSSAQARAILQGLRADVVTFNQVTDVQVLADGGLVAEDWQDQFANNASPYYSTTAFLVRKDNPKNIENWDDLVREDVKMVFPNPKTSGNGRYTYLAAWGFAEEEFDGDEEQIHDFMRTFLRNVSVFDTGGRGATTSFIERGIGDVLISFESEVNNIRGEYGSDDYEVIVPPTSILAEFPVAVVGPNAERNGNEDLAQSYLEYLYTEETQRLLAGFNYRVHNETVVEEFSDRFPETKLLRVEDVFGSWNEAMETHFEGGALLDQLQRR from the coding sequence ATGACGTTTCCCCTGTACCTACGCCGCAGTGTTCTCGCCCTTGCTCTGGGTGCCGGTGTCAGCGGCACCGCCTTCGCCCAGGAGCGTGAGCTACTCAACTCCTCCTACGATATCGCTCGCGAGCTCTTCGCCGCGATCAACCCCGAATTCCAGGCGCACTGGAAGGAAGAACACGGAGAAGAGATCGAGATCAGCCAGTCCCACGGCGGCTCCTCGGCCCAGGCCCGCGCCATCCTGCAGGGCTTGCGCGCCGATGTCGTTACTTTCAATCAGGTAACCGACGTGCAGGTGCTGGCGGATGGCGGCCTGGTCGCCGAGGACTGGCAGGATCAGTTCGCCAACAACGCCTCGCCCTATTACTCCACCACGGCGTTCCTGGTGCGCAAGGACAATCCCAAGAATATCGAGAACTGGGATGACCTGGTACGCGAGGATGTGAAGATGGTCTTCCCCAACCCCAAGACCTCGGGTAACGGCCGCTACACTTACCTGGCCGCGTGGGGCTTCGCCGAGGAAGAGTTCGACGGCGACGAAGAGCAGATTCACGACTTCATGCGCACCTTCCTGCGTAACGTGTCGGTATTCGATACCGGCGGCCGTGGTGCTACCACGAGCTTCATCGAGCGCGGCATCGGCGACGTGCTGATCAGCTTCGAGTCCGAGGTCAACAACATTCGTGGCGAGTACGGTTCCGACGACTACGAAGTCATCGTGCCGCCCACCAGTATTCTGGCCGAGTTCCCGGTTGCCGTGGTGGGTCCCAATGCCGAGCGTAACGGTAACGAGGACCTGGCCCAGAGCTACCTGGAGTACCTCTACACCGAGGAAACCCAGCGCTTGCTCGCCGGCTTCAACTACCGCGTGCATAATGAAACCGTCGTCGAGGAATTCTCCGACCGCTTCCCCGAAACCAAGCTGCTGCGCGTGGAAGACGTCTTCGGTAGCTGGAATGAAGCGATGGAGACCCACTTCGAAGGCGGCGCCCTGCTCGATCAGCTCCAGCGTCGTTAA
- a CDS encoding aminodeoxychorismate/anthranilate synthase component II, with amino-acid sequence MSQKVLMLDNYDSFTFNIVQYLGELGAEVITHRNDEITLEQIEALAPTHLVVSPGPCTPNEAGISMAAIEHFAGKLPILGVCLGHQAIGQVYGGKVVRAPQVMHGKTSAVLHDNQGVFEGLENPVEVTRYHSLVVEKASLPDCLEITAWTGDDDVTPGLVMGLRHRELDIEGVQFHPESILTRQGHELLANFLKRG; translated from the coding sequence ATGTCTCAGAAAGTTCTAATGTTGGACAACTACGACAGTTTCACCTTCAATATCGTGCAGTACCTGGGTGAGCTGGGGGCGGAAGTGATCACTCACCGCAACGACGAGATCACCCTCGAGCAGATCGAAGCGCTGGCGCCCACCCATCTGGTGGTGTCGCCGGGTCCCTGCACGCCCAACGAGGCGGGGATCTCCATGGCCGCCATCGAACACTTCGCCGGCAAGCTGCCCATACTGGGGGTCTGCCTGGGGCATCAGGCGATCGGCCAGGTCTACGGTGGCAAGGTGGTTCGCGCTCCGCAGGTGATGCATGGCAAGACATCCGCCGTACTGCACGACAATCAGGGCGTGTTCGAAGGGCTGGAAAACCCTGTCGAAGTGACCCGCTATCACTCCCTGGTGGTCGAGAAGGCGAGCTTGCCCGATTGCCTGGAAATTACCGCCTGGACCGGCGATGACGATGTGACGCCCGGCCTGGTCATGGGCCTGCGCCACCGCGAGCTGGATATCGAAGGGGTGCAGTTTCACCCCGAGTCGATTCTCACCCGCCAAGGCCACGAGCTATTGGCCAACTTTTTAAAACGCGGCTGA
- the trpE gene encoding anthranilate synthase component I, with the protein MTPERFQEFSREGYNRIPVTREVLADLDTPLSTYVKLANVPWTFLLESVQGGEKWGRYSIIGLPSHERIEVHGFTVHHIKQGETLGVTEVSDPLEWIETFQQRFKVPKLDDQPRFDGGLVGYFGYDTIRYIEPRLKSVEKPDPLGVPDILLMVCNDLVVFDNLSGRLTVWTHADPAEPDAFEHAVARLDRLEARLRETSATLHSPSTGRGAVEESDFNSGFTQSGFMRAVEKIKEYVLAGDIMQCVPSQRMSIPYRASPLDLYRALRSLNPSPYMFYFNLDDHQVVGSSPEILTRLEDGEVTVRPIAGTRKRGRNEEEDRALEADLLADPKEIAEHLMLIDLGRNDVGRISETGSVEVTDQMVVERYSHVMHIVSNVTGKLKPGLTAMDALRATFPAGTVSGAPKIRALEIIDELEPVKRGVYSGAVGYLSWHGNMDTAIAIRTAVIKDGHLHIQAGAGIVSDSVPEMEWQETLNKGRAIFRAVAMAEGGLNNLE; encoded by the coding sequence ATGACCCCGGAACGCTTCCAAGAATTCAGCCGGGAGGGCTACAACCGCATCCCGGTGACCCGCGAGGTATTGGCGGATCTGGACACGCCGCTATCCACCTACGTGAAGCTGGCCAATGTGCCGTGGACCTTTCTGCTGGAGTCGGTCCAGGGGGGCGAGAAGTGGGGGCGCTACTCGATCATCGGCCTGCCCAGCCACGAGCGTATCGAAGTACACGGTTTCACGGTTCACCATATCAAGCAGGGGGAAACCCTGGGGGTGACGGAGGTGAGCGACCCGCTGGAGTGGATCGAAACCTTCCAGCAGCGTTTCAAGGTGCCCAAGCTGGACGATCAGCCGCGTTTTGACGGCGGCCTGGTAGGCTATTTCGGCTACGATACCATCCGCTATATCGAGCCGCGGCTGAAGAGCGTGGAAAAACCCGACCCGCTCGGAGTGCCGGATATCCTGCTGATGGTATGCAACGACCTGGTGGTGTTCGATAACCTTTCCGGGCGCTTGACCGTATGGACCCATGCGGACCCCGCCGAGCCCGACGCTTTTGAGCATGCCGTGGCGCGTCTTGACCGCCTGGAAGCCCGCTTGCGCGAAACCAGCGCCACCCTGCATAGCCCGAGCACCGGGCGAGGGGCAGTGGAAGAGAGCGATTTCAATTCCGGTTTCACCCAGTCCGGTTTCATGCGTGCCGTGGAGAAAATCAAGGAGTACGTGCTGGCGGGCGACATCATGCAATGCGTGCCGTCGCAGCGCATGTCGATTCCCTACCGGGCGTCACCGCTGGACCTGTATCGAGCCTTGCGCAGCTTGAATCCCTCGCCGTACATGTTCTATTTCAACCTCGACGACCACCAGGTGGTGGGGTCCTCCCCGGAGATTCTGACGCGGCTGGAGGATGGCGAGGTCACGGTCCGTCCGATTGCCGGTACGCGCAAGCGCGGCCGCAATGAAGAGGAGGACAGGGCCCTGGAAGCGGACCTGCTGGCGGACCCCAAGGAGATCGCCGAACACCTCATGCTGATCGACCTGGGGCGCAACGACGTGGGCCGTATCAGCGAGACCGGCAGTGTCGAAGTCACCGACCAGATGGTGGTGGAGCGCTACTCCCACGTCATGCATATCGTCTCCAACGTCACCGGCAAGCTGAAGCCGGGCTTGACCGCCATGGACGCGCTGCGGGCCACATTCCCCGCCGGCACCGTATCCGGCGCGCCCAAGATTCGCGCCCTGGAAATCATCGACGAGCTGGAGCCGGTCAAGCGCGGCGTCTATTCCGGCGCGGTGGGGTATCTCTCCTGGCATGGCAACATGGATACCGCCATCGCCATACGCACCGCCGTGATCAAGGACGGCCACTTGCACATCCAGGCCGGCGCGGGGATCGTGTCCGATTCGGTACCCGAGATGGAGTGGCAGGAGACACTGAACAAGGGCCGGGCGATCTTTCGCGCCGTGGCCATGGCCGAAGGCGGTCTGAACAATCTCGAATAG
- the cysT gene encoding sulfate ABC transporter permease subunit CysT, whose translation MRTSAFSRLGSTRVLPGFGLSLGISLTFISLVLLLPLTGLFGQLADLSLAQYFTIITEGRVVASYMVTIGAAAVAALVNAVFGLLLAWVLVRYTFPGKRLLDALMDLPFALPTAVAGITLATLYSSNGWMGRLLEPLGFQVAYTWVGIALAMAFTSIPFVVRTVQPVLEDMPHEVDEAAMSLGATDGVAFRRVILPHLWPALVTGTGLAFVRSLGEFGAIIFIAGNMPYETEITALMIFVKLQEYDYAGASAIASVVLFVSLALLLAINIWQGRFIRRLHGGKG comes from the coding sequence ATGAGGACTTCGGCTTTCTCCCGCCTCGGCAGCACGCGCGTGCTGCCGGGGTTCGGCCTGTCTCTGGGTATCAGCCTGACGTTCATCTCGCTGGTGCTGCTGCTGCCTCTGACCGGCCTGTTCGGCCAGTTGGCCGATCTAAGCCTGGCGCAATACTTCACCATCATCACCGAAGGCCGGGTCGTGGCCAGCTATATGGTGACCATTGGCGCAGCGGCGGTGGCAGCACTCGTCAACGCCGTGTTCGGCTTGCTGCTGGCGTGGGTACTGGTGCGGTACACCTTTCCCGGCAAGCGCCTTCTCGATGCGTTGATGGATCTGCCCTTCGCCCTGCCCACGGCGGTGGCCGGCATCACCCTGGCCACGCTCTATTCCAGCAATGGCTGGATGGGGCGCCTGCTGGAACCCCTGGGGTTCCAGGTCGCCTACACTTGGGTGGGTATCGCGCTGGCCATGGCCTTCACCAGTATTCCGTTCGTGGTGCGTACGGTGCAGCCGGTCCTCGAAGACATGCCCCATGAAGTGGACGAGGCCGCCATGTCGCTGGGCGCAACCGACGGCGTCGCCTTTCGTCGGGTCATCCTGCCGCACCTGTGGCCGGCCCTGGTGACCGGCACGGGGCTGGCGTTTGTGCGCTCGCTGGGGGAGTTCGGGGCGATCATCTTCATTGCCGGCAACATGCCCTACGAAACGGAGATCACCGCGCTGATGATTTTCGTCAAGCTGCAGGAGTACGACTACGCCGGTGCGTCGGCAATCGCCTCGGTGGTGCTGTTCGTTTCCCTGGCCTTGCTGCTGGCCATCAATATCTGGCAGGGGCGTTTTATCCGTCGGCTGCACGGAGGCAAGGGCTGA
- a CDS encoding phosphoglycolate phosphatase, with the protein MAFDLDGTLIDSVPDLAVAVAKALAEFDLPVPSEADVRDWVGNGAPVLVERALTWAQQSAPTAQLQERAYQVFLDHYSAAPNVRTHLYPGVVPALEALKRAGFTLVLVTNKPERFIEPILDHFELTDHFALWLGGDSLARKKPDPLPLLHAAEHFGFAPEMCVMVGDSRHDIGAGKAAGFATVAVPYGYNHGEPISLSEPDILLDSLNLLLSPASPTISSTSTRTA; encoded by the coding sequence ATTGCGTTTGATCTGGACGGAACCCTGATCGACTCGGTGCCGGACCTGGCGGTGGCGGTCGCCAAGGCATTGGCCGAATTCGACTTGCCCGTGCCGAGCGAGGCGGATGTACGTGACTGGGTCGGCAATGGCGCGCCGGTGCTCGTGGAACGGGCACTGACCTGGGCGCAACAGTCCGCCCCCACGGCACAGCTGCAGGAACGCGCCTATCAGGTGTTTCTGGATCATTACAGCGCCGCACCGAATGTCCGTACCCACCTTTATCCCGGTGTCGTGCCCGCGCTGGAAGCCTTGAAGCGTGCCGGCTTTACCCTGGTGCTGGTAACCAACAAGCCCGAACGCTTTATCGAACCCATCCTGGATCACTTTGAACTGACGGACCATTTTGCCCTATGGTTGGGCGGCGACTCGCTGGCGCGCAAGAAACCCGACCCGCTGCCTTTGCTGCATGCCGCCGAGCATTTCGGCTTCGCGCCGGAAATGTGCGTGATGGTCGGCGATTCGCGCCATGACATTGGCGCGGGAAAGGCCGCCGGTTTCGCCACCGTGGCGGTCCCGTACGGCTACAACCATGGCGAACCCATCAGCCTTAGCGAGCCCGATATCCTGCTCGATTCCCTGAACCTGCTGCTTTCTCCCGCTTCCCCCACGATCTCTTCCACCTCGACAAGGACAGCTTGA